In Mycolicibacterium mucogenicum DSM 44124, the following are encoded in one genomic region:
- a CDS encoding response regulator, protein MTNAQSLRCVIVDDNADYLAAATALLEQGGIDVVGTARSLSDGMHTVERLRPDIALVDVNLGEESGFDLVAQLNSHAGTATVMAILTSTLTELPVAELTDSPPRFLPKLDLSGDAIRALIA, encoded by the coding sequence ATGACGAACGCCCAATCTTTGCGATGCGTCATCGTCGACGACAACGCCGACTACCTCGCCGCGGCGACGGCACTCCTGGAACAGGGCGGCATCGACGTCGTCGGTACGGCGCGGTCGCTCTCGGACGGGATGCACACCGTCGAACGGCTCCGGCCGGACATCGCGCTGGTGGACGTGAACCTCGGCGAGGAGAGCGGATTCGACCTTGTCGCCCAACTGAACTCCCACGCGGGCACCGCCACCGTCATGGCCATCCTGACTTCGACCTTGACCGAACTGCCCGTCGCAGAGTTGACCGACTCGCCCCCGAGGTTCCTGCCGAAACTCGATCTGTCGGGTGACGCCATCCGCGCCCTCATCGCCTGA
- a CDS encoding GNAT family N-acetyltransferase, whose product MPVNIREAVAADAMAVAEAHVRSWQIGYRGLLPAPYLDALRPEDRASRYSFEQMNPEGPFTQVAIDGDTICGHVTTGRCRDDDLQGGGEIWAIYVDPHNWGCGIGHRLITAGCAHLRSRGYNMASLWVLSANDRARHFYESAGWYYDGTQRTDSIGDHLVDEVRYQRSLHITD is encoded by the coding sequence ATGCCCGTCAACATCAGGGAAGCCGTTGCTGCGGACGCAATGGCTGTTGCAGAGGCTCATGTCCGGTCATGGCAAATCGGCTACCGCGGTCTGCTTCCAGCTCCGTACCTTGATGCCTTGCGACCCGAAGACAGGGCCAGCCGGTACTCCTTCGAACAGATGAACCCCGAGGGTCCCTTCACTCAGGTCGCTATTGACGGGGACACGATCTGCGGTCACGTCACCACAGGTCGTTGCAGAGACGACGACCTCCAAGGCGGTGGCGAGATCTGGGCAATCTACGTCGACCCGCACAACTGGGGCTGCGGAATCGGGCATCGCCTCATCACCGCTGGTTGCGCGCACCTGCGGAGTCGCGGCTACAACATGGCGTCACTGTGGGTTCTATCGGCGAACGACCGAGCCCGACACTTCTATGAATCGGCGGGTTGGTACTACGACGGGACACAACGCACCGACTCCATCGGCGACCATCTCGTCGACGAGGTGCGCTATCAGCGGTCACTGCACATCACAGATTGA
- a CDS encoding peptidase E codes for MPADAPTILATSGGIGTGQRTRFEFTALTDYAVELSGVTGRPPRFCLLATAMGDDKALLHHLTEAAQIRGFIPSHLALFPMPTHDDVTAHLLSQDVVWVFGGSVAGLLAMWRLHGVDEALRAAWQAGVVLTGISAGSICWHAGGTTDSFGPQLQPLTNGLGFLPYANGVHYDSEAQRRPLLHELVGTGILPSAFATDDGAGLVYRGTQLVEAVAENGTAGAYFIDQRGTEVIETALDVRRLHR; via the coding sequence ATGCCAGCAGATGCACCCACCATTCTCGCGACCAGCGGCGGAATAGGAACAGGTCAGCGCACGCGGTTCGAGTTCACCGCCCTGACCGACTACGCGGTCGAACTCTCCGGTGTCACCGGGCGGCCCCCGCGCTTCTGCCTGCTGGCGACGGCGATGGGCGACGACAAGGCATTACTGCACCACCTCACGGAAGCGGCGCAGATCCGCGGCTTCATCCCGTCACACCTGGCGCTATTTCCGATGCCCACACACGACGACGTCACCGCGCACCTGCTGTCGCAGGATGTGGTGTGGGTGTTCGGCGGAAGCGTTGCGGGGCTCCTGGCGATGTGGCGGTTGCATGGTGTGGATGAAGCCCTACGTGCAGCGTGGCAGGCCGGGGTAGTACTGACCGGAATCTCTGCCGGCTCGATCTGCTGGCACGCTGGCGGCACCACCGACTCGTTTGGCCCGCAACTGCAGCCTCTCACCAACGGACTGGGATTCCTGCCTTACGCCAACGGTGTGCACTACGACTCAGAAGCGCAGCGTCGGCCGCTGCTGCATGAACTAGTCGGTACCGGAATTCTCCCATCCGCGTTTGCCACCGATGACGGTGCAGGCCTGGTGTACCGCGGCACGCAGCTCGTGGAAGCTGTCGCCGAAAATGGCACCGCCGGAGCGTATTTCATCGATCAACGTGGCACTGAGGTGATCGAGACCGCCCTCGACGTCCGACGACTACACCGCTGA
- a CDS encoding DMT family transporter: protein MLAGVGNGLRALLGAVADRPAMATALGAIGVSSSGLFVALSNTTPGTATFYRCVFALPFLTPLAIAERQQFGEPTTHQHWWAAAAGVLFAADALLWTQAIYEVGVGLSAVLVNTQVVMVPLLAWLIDRESLSMRFFVLLPVVVVGTVLTGGVFETGVTGSAPIAGTVHSALAALCYSLFLFLLRRGGPNRPPVQSYVTIMVFAAMAALIGGALSGGVSLVPGWGPTGWLVLTAICGQVLGWLLVALGSPSLRVEVSSALLLLTPVGAMVLAAAVLAEMPSALQVVGCILILGSAYSITTNSDRAGPNQAAAVIEKPKQSGAQGV from the coding sequence GTGCTCGCAGGAGTCGGCAACGGGTTGAGGGCCTTACTGGGTGCGGTCGCCGACCGCCCCGCCATGGCCACGGCCCTGGGTGCGATTGGAGTGTCGTCTTCGGGTCTGTTCGTGGCCTTGTCGAACACGACGCCGGGCACGGCGACGTTCTATCGGTGTGTTTTCGCCCTGCCCTTTCTGACGCCGTTGGCCATCGCAGAACGGCAACAGTTCGGCGAGCCCACGACGCATCAACACTGGTGGGCAGCCGCTGCGGGCGTGTTGTTCGCGGCCGACGCACTGCTGTGGACCCAAGCGATCTACGAGGTCGGTGTCGGGCTGTCCGCGGTCCTGGTCAACACCCAGGTCGTCATGGTGCCTTTGCTTGCCTGGCTTATTGACCGTGAGTCGCTAAGCATGCGGTTCTTTGTGCTGTTGCCCGTCGTTGTCGTTGGCACTGTGCTCACCGGGGGCGTCTTCGAGACAGGTGTGACCGGGTCTGCGCCTATTGCGGGCACGGTGCATTCTGCTTTGGCTGCCCTGTGCTACTCGTTGTTCTTGTTTCTGCTTCGCCGCGGCGGTCCGAACCGACCACCGGTCCAGTCGTACGTGACGATCATGGTGTTCGCCGCTATGGCTGCACTCATCGGTGGTGCGCTCTCGGGTGGTGTCAGTCTGGTTCCTGGCTGGGGGCCGACGGGATGGCTTGTGCTGACAGCGATCTGCGGTCAGGTGTTGGGCTGGCTACTCGTCGCACTAGGCAGCCCCTCGCTTCGCGTCGAAGTCAGCTCTGCACTGCTGCTACTCACTCCGGTCGGCGCCATGGTGTTGGCCGCCGCGGTCCTTGCGGAGATGCCGTCGGCCCTACAGGTGGTCGGATGCATTCTGATCCTGGGAAGCGCCTACTCCATCACCACAAATAGTGACAGAGCTGGGCCGAATCAAGCAGCTGCAGTTATCGAAAAGCCCAAGCAATCAGGTGCGCAGGGTGTTTAG
- a CDS encoding HAD family hydrolase, producing MSSEFLSRIQCVAFDIGETLVDETRMWSELAQRLGVTPLTLGGVLGALIATGRDHHDLWDVLGVNRPALGVDPNQGDLYPDALECVAAVRRVGLIVGIAGNQPESIEEMLAAAGLEADFVASSAAWGVSKPDPAFFARLVAEADVPAETILYVGDRLDNDVLPARAAGMRTVFVRRGPWGHIHALKDEAALADMRVDSLRELAALLSAEGV from the coding sequence GTGTCTTCGGAGTTCTTGTCGCGGATTCAATGCGTGGCGTTCGACATAGGCGAAACCTTGGTTGATGAGACTCGGATGTGGAGCGAACTTGCCCAGCGGCTAGGGGTGACTCCATTGACCCTGGGTGGAGTGCTCGGAGCGTTGATCGCCACTGGACGAGATCATCACGACCTATGGGATGTCCTTGGTGTCAATCGCCCCGCGCTCGGCGTCGACCCGAACCAGGGTGATCTGTATCCCGATGCGCTGGAGTGCGTCGCAGCTGTACGTCGGGTGGGGTTGATCGTCGGCATCGCCGGTAACCAACCGGAGAGCATCGAGGAGATGCTCGCAGCGGCCGGGCTGGAGGCGGATTTCGTGGCTTCCTCTGCGGCATGGGGTGTCTCCAAGCCGGATCCCGCGTTCTTCGCCCGGCTGGTTGCCGAGGCGGACGTTCCTGCCGAGACCATCTTGTATGTGGGTGATCGGCTCGATAACGACGTATTGCCTGCTCGGGCGGCGGGGATGCGCACGGTGTTTGTTCGCCGCGGTCCCTGGGGGCATATTCACGCCCTCAAAGATGAAGCGGCACTTGCTGATATGCGAGTTGATTCGCTGCGAGAACTGGCAGCGTTGTTGAGCGCAGAGGGTGTTTGA
- a CDS encoding carboxylesterase/lipase family protein: MGFDPEVRTTAGVVRGQWESAVAVFRGIPYAQPPAGPRRFQAPAPAQPWDGVRDALRFGPPVPQPGMSTVIDATGDEDAQWLTLNVWSPDLSASGLPVLVWIHGGRYMVGGTANPHQDGAVLASAGVVMVSMNYRVGVEGFALIGGCPNNRGLLDQIAALRWVKDNVAAFGGDPGNVTVFGESAGAGSVAALLAMPIAAGLFRRAVAHSVPGTFFTERLAATVSAEIAAELGTRATRVELETIPPHALVEASQVVLEKMPKFADSWGPMALTPTPFSPVVDGAALPEVPWRALAGGAARSVELLVGHTRDEYSLFNTWRDKHMTDAQLTTTLQRLAPKPHGANGYRATYPDASSAELYEIVNADWLFRMPSQQLAEAQHAGQGAAWLFELCWSFNQDERASHGLATLLVFGTLGTDDVTNHRSAHRNANIELGRISSDMRTECVNFAARGNPGWPQYDSHARLTRVYNAELTTEPYPEEPSRRLWAEHRFDALDLIGR, translated from the coding sequence GTGGGCTTCGATCCCGAAGTTCGCACGACGGCGGGTGTGGTGCGTGGACAGTGGGAGTCCGCAGTTGCGGTTTTCCGTGGAATTCCCTACGCCCAGCCGCCCGCTGGTCCGCGGCGATTTCAGGCGCCTGCGCCTGCGCAGCCGTGGGACGGTGTGCGCGACGCACTGCGATTCGGGCCGCCGGTTCCGCAGCCAGGAATGTCCACTGTCATCGACGCGACCGGTGACGAAGACGCACAGTGGTTGACGCTCAATGTGTGGTCGCCGGATCTCAGCGCTTCCGGGTTGCCGGTACTGGTATGGATTCACGGCGGTAGATACATGGTGGGCGGCACTGCCAATCCGCACCAAGACGGCGCGGTGCTGGCCAGTGCAGGCGTTGTGATGGTCAGCATGAACTACCGCGTCGGTGTGGAGGGTTTCGCTCTGATCGGCGGCTGCCCGAACAACCGTGGGCTTCTTGATCAGATCGCTGCGCTGCGGTGGGTGAAGGACAATGTGGCCGCCTTCGGCGGAGACCCGGGCAACGTCACCGTCTTCGGTGAATCCGCCGGCGCTGGAAGTGTCGCGGCACTGCTCGCGATGCCGATCGCGGCCGGATTGTTTCGCCGCGCCGTAGCACACAGCGTGCCCGGCACCTTCTTCACCGAACGTCTCGCCGCCACTGTCTCCGCTGAGATTGCAGCTGAACTCGGTACGCGAGCCACCCGGGTGGAACTCGAAACCATTCCGCCCCACGCACTAGTAGAGGCCAGCCAGGTAGTTCTGGAAAAGATGCCCAAATTCGCCGACTCGTGGGGTCCCATGGCTCTCACCCCGACACCTTTCTCGCCGGTGGTCGACGGTGCGGCACTGCCTGAAGTGCCGTGGCGTGCGCTGGCTGGCGGCGCTGCCCGCAGTGTCGAACTACTGGTCGGACACACCCGCGACGAATACTCGCTGTTCAATACCTGGCGCGACAAACACATGACCGACGCGCAGCTGACGACAACCCTGCAGCGACTCGCCCCAAAACCACACGGGGCCAACGGATATCGCGCCACCTACCCGGATGCGTCGTCAGCCGAGCTGTATGAAATCGTCAACGCCGACTGGCTCTTCCGCATGCCCAGCCAACAGCTCGCCGAGGCCCAACACGCAGGCCAAGGAGCGGCGTGGCTGTTCGAACTGTGCTGGAGCTTCAACCAAGACGAACGAGCCTCCCACGGGCTGGCCACCTTGCTGGTCTTCGGCACTCTCGGGACCGACGATGTGACAAATCATCGCTCAGCGCACCGGAACGCCAACATCGAACTCGGGCGCATATCCAGTGACATGCGCACCGAATGCGTGAACTTCGCCGCGCGCGGCAATCCTGGTTGGCCCCAATACGATTCGCACGCAAGACTCACCCGCGTCTACAACGCCGAACTGACCACCGAGCCGTACCCCGAGGAACCGTCCCGCCGTCTGTGGGCCGAGCACCGATTCGATGCCCTCGACCTCATCGGCCGGTAG
- a CDS encoding FHA domain-containing protein: MEQKRHYVAIGRGEGLVARFGDVLTYVADAARARPLLRLLTIVAPPALPQALAALACGPESDTVPPFGALVPAGDCLHLIVRGDVIADVEAGGGQQRLSSGGRPLVDEPVASWFDRITICGTTTTFVPCADTDLVAGVVPGGGFVLQSRLARSTAQHAPQPAPATTRARPVTGNLTADDGAVYPLDRAYIIGRNPMIDPAVVSGAASPISLPDDPQVSRVHAYVTVNGGMVLVRDAQTVGGTHIASPGDQTWTQIGDQPVELLPGCYLRIGQKILTYQVPAQSQ; this comes from the coding sequence GTGGAACAGAAGCGGCACTACGTGGCCATCGGCCGCGGAGAAGGTCTGGTCGCCCGATTCGGTGACGTACTGACATATGTAGCCGACGCCGCCAGAGCCCGCCCGCTTCTGCGCTTGCTGACCATCGTCGCGCCACCGGCATTGCCCCAGGCGCTCGCCGCCCTCGCGTGCGGCCCGGAATCCGACACGGTGCCGCCCTTCGGCGCGCTGGTACCGGCCGGCGACTGCCTGCACCTCATCGTGCGCGGCGACGTGATCGCCGACGTCGAGGCCGGGGGCGGTCAGCAGCGCCTCAGCAGCGGCGGCCGGCCGTTGGTCGATGAGCCCGTCGCCTCCTGGTTCGACCGGATCACAATCTGCGGCACCACAACGACATTCGTGCCCTGCGCGGACACCGATCTGGTCGCCGGCGTGGTGCCCGGCGGCGGCTTCGTACTGCAGTCGCGACTGGCGCGGTCCACCGCCCAGCACGCACCACAGCCGGCGCCCGCGACCACGCGCGCCCGTCCCGTCACCGGCAACCTGACCGCCGACGACGGCGCCGTGTACCCGTTGGACCGCGCGTACATCATCGGCCGCAATCCGATGATCGACCCCGCGGTGGTGAGCGGGGCGGCGTCGCCGATCAGCCTGCCCGACGATCCGCAGGTGTCGCGCGTGCACGCGTATGTCACGGTCAACGGCGGCATGGTCCTGGTCCGCGACGCGCAGACCGTCGGCGGCACGCACATCGCGTCGCCGGGAGACCAGACCTGGACGCAGATCGGCGACCAGCCCGTCGAGTTGCTCCCCGGCTGCTACCTGCGGATCGGCCAGAAGATCCTCACCTACCAGGTGCCGGCCCAGAGTCAGTAG
- a CDS encoding FAD-dependent oxidoreductase, with product MAEPPVIEIREWGRPARRMTLSRPVQFGRECDGVNLADNEVSRRHLRLVPTPTALSVVDLGSSNGSTVNGVPLTGRGTLSTGDVIRLGRTEIIVVHAPKLSSGEPAPVAAAAHDPTRTMQVIKLVDVPVPAAATAEVRPAGLRLAERALGIDPTGTRDLFPSYTELPHKISRQVWLAVRVGSVLAYLAVVVTLFVRPAAGLFVFFRVIVPLWPALFFIAPGVWRNICPLSASNQLPRVAGFSRAATAPGWWTRNSFLIAAALFFGIAGARLAGLDRSGPAMGVVLAVIIASAFAGGFLLKGKSGWCSSICPLLPLQRTYGQTPYVTSPNSHCESCLGCAKNCYDFKPRAAWQADMADPEPRWSAPRVLFAAALPGFIIGFFTVHAQQGGTTTEKYGVLALFVLVSVGLCYVLQAVTPLSQAMVTAIFAAVAINAYYWFSGPIIVDSVRQITGLDAPWLRWLITSAIGVLTLWWLARTRVSELQFAYVTGARPEPVLLNQPKVPARADGAGGETAAVRVRFESDAEPVGADIGMSLLDVAESSGQPIEAGCRMGVCGADPVSIVDGMSCLSPAEADELKTLNRLGLGKSSRMACCARIQGGDVTVSLTPERADTTASRPVGYDRSIVSIVVIGNGIAGVTAADFLRRGHPDCEIHLVGAEPHGLYNRMGISRLVYGRSAMQGLYLLPEQWYDDHGVTAWLNTWASGIHLRSRVVRLGTGETLPYDRLILAMGSSASVPDIPGLNRPGSVVLRSAAEAMRIRAYVQERRARHAVVAGGGLLGLEAAYCLHQLGLHVTVLERGTRLLSKQIDARCSQLVAEHFARAGITIAHKAETAEVRGDPAVTGVRFKDGRILSCELFLAATGIRPNIELARDAGLPVGKGVLVDDRMQTRVPGVYAAGDVAEHGGRVLGLWPVATEQAEAAAVNALGGDRTVPVETPPTILKGVELELFSIGPVDPGAGDEVVVIDRPAVPSYRRLVVSKGRAVGATVLGHHPADLAAAQKAVREQRRVGPVALGVLRTGNWDILSDTERLAY from the coding sequence ATGGCCGAGCCGCCGGTGATCGAGATCCGCGAATGGGGCCGGCCGGCCCGCCGCATGACGCTCAGCAGGCCGGTGCAGTTCGGCCGCGAGTGTGATGGCGTCAACCTCGCCGACAATGAGGTGTCCCGCCGCCATCTGCGCCTGGTTCCGACCCCGACGGCGCTGTCGGTCGTCGACCTCGGCAGCAGCAACGGCAGCACCGTCAACGGGGTGCCACTGACCGGACGGGGCACGCTGTCGACCGGCGACGTGATCCGGCTGGGCCGCACCGAAATCATCGTCGTACACGCCCCGAAACTGTCGAGCGGGGAGCCGGCGCCGGTCGCCGCGGCCGCCCACGACCCCACGCGGACGATGCAGGTGATCAAGCTCGTCGATGTCCCGGTCCCGGCGGCTGCGACAGCCGAGGTCCGGCCGGCGGGGCTGCGGCTGGCCGAGCGGGCCCTGGGCATCGATCCGACCGGAACCCGGGACCTGTTCCCGTCGTACACCGAACTGCCACACAAGATTTCGCGCCAGGTCTGGCTCGCAGTCCGGGTCGGTAGCGTGCTGGCGTATCTCGCGGTGGTGGTGACGCTGTTCGTCCGGCCGGCCGCGGGTCTCTTCGTCTTCTTCCGCGTGATCGTGCCGCTGTGGCCGGCGTTGTTCTTCATCGCGCCCGGTGTGTGGCGCAACATCTGCCCGCTCTCGGCGTCGAATCAACTGCCTCGGGTGGCCGGGTTCAGCCGGGCCGCTACCGCGCCCGGCTGGTGGACGCGCAACAGTTTCCTGATCGCCGCCGCCCTGTTCTTCGGCATCGCGGGAGCGCGGCTGGCCGGCCTGGACCGCAGCGGACCGGCGATGGGCGTGGTGCTGGCCGTGATCATCGCGTCGGCGTTCGCCGGTGGGTTCCTGCTCAAAGGCAAGAGCGGCTGGTGTTCCAGCATCTGCCCGCTGCTACCGCTGCAGCGCACGTACGGGCAGACGCCGTACGTCACCTCGCCGAACAGTCACTGTGAGTCCTGCCTGGGCTGCGCCAAGAACTGTTACGACTTCAAGCCCCGGGCGGCCTGGCAGGCCGACATGGCCGACCCCGAACCGCGATGGAGTGCGCCGCGCGTGTTGTTCGCCGCCGCGTTACCGGGATTCATCATCGGGTTCTTCACGGTGCATGCCCAGCAGGGCGGAACGACGACCGAAAAGTACGGTGTGCTGGCGCTTTTCGTGTTGGTGAGCGTCGGGCTCTGCTATGTGCTGCAGGCGGTCACACCGCTGAGCCAGGCGATGGTGACGGCGATCTTCGCCGCGGTGGCGATCAACGCGTACTACTGGTTCTCCGGTCCCATCATCGTCGACTCGGTGCGACAGATCACCGGTCTCGACGCCCCCTGGTTGCGGTGGCTGATCACCTCGGCAATCGGTGTGTTGACGCTGTGGTGGCTGGCCCGAACCCGGGTCAGTGAGCTGCAATTCGCGTACGTCACCGGAGCGCGGCCCGAACCGGTGCTGCTGAACCAGCCTAAGGTGCCGGCGCGCGCGGACGGCGCCGGCGGCGAAACCGCCGCGGTGCGAGTGCGTTTCGAATCAGATGCCGAGCCGGTCGGGGCCGACATCGGCATGAGTCTGCTCGACGTCGCGGAAAGCAGTGGACAGCCGATCGAGGCGGGCTGCCGGATGGGGGTGTGCGGCGCCGACCCCGTGTCGATCGTCGACGGCATGAGCTGTCTGTCGCCGGCAGAGGCCGACGAGCTCAAGACGCTGAACCGGCTGGGTCTGGGCAAGTCCAGCCGGATGGCGTGCTGCGCCCGGATCCAAGGTGGCGACGTCACGGTGTCGCTGACACCTGAGCGCGCCGACACCACCGCGAGCAGGCCCGTCGGCTACGACCGCTCGATCGTCAGCATCGTGGTGATCGGCAACGGCATCGCGGGCGTGACGGCCGCGGACTTCCTGCGCCGCGGCCACCCTGACTGCGAAATCCATTTGGTGGGAGCCGAACCACACGGTCTGTACAACCGGATGGGCATCTCGCGCCTGGTGTACGGCCGGTCGGCGATGCAGGGGCTGTACCTGCTGCCCGAGCAGTGGTACGACGACCACGGTGTCACCGCCTGGCTGAACACGTGGGCATCCGGCATCCATCTGCGCTCGCGGGTGGTACGCCTGGGCACCGGCGAGACGCTGCCCTACGACAGGCTGATCCTGGCGATGGGGTCCAGCGCCTCGGTCCCTGACATTCCCGGACTGAACCGGCCCGGAAGCGTCGTGCTGCGCTCGGCTGCCGAGGCGATGCGGATCCGCGCTTACGTGCAGGAACGGCGGGCCCGACACGCAGTGGTGGCCGGCGGTGGGCTCCTGGGGCTCGAGGCCGCGTACTGCCTGCATCAGCTGGGGCTGCACGTGACGGTGCTGGAACGCGGTACCCGGCTGCTGAGCAAACAGATCGACGCGCGCTGCTCGCAGCTCGTGGCCGAGCATTTCGCCCGCGCGGGAATCACCATCGCGCACAAGGCGGAAACGGCGGAAGTGCGCGGCGACCCCGCCGTCACGGGCGTGCGGTTCAAGGACGGCCGGATCCTGTCGTGCGAGCTGTTCCTGGCCGCCACCGGTATCCGGCCCAACATCGAATTGGCCAGGGACGCAGGACTTCCCGTCGGTAAGGGCGTGCTGGTCGACGATCGCATGCAGACCCGCGTGCCCGGCGTCTACGCCGCCGGCGACGTGGCCGAGCACGGCGGCCGGGTGCTCGGCCTGTGGCCGGTGGCCACCGAACAGGCCGAGGCGGCGGCGGTGAACGCGCTCGGCGGTGACCGGACGGTGCCGGTCGAGACCCCACCGACCATCCTCAAAGGTGTTGAACTGGAGCTGTTTTCGATCGGCCCGGTGGATCCCGGCGCCGGCGACGAGGTGGTCGTCATCGACCGGCCGGCGGTGCCGTCCTATCGCAGGCTGGTGGTGTCGAAGGGCCGCGCGGTCGGGGCGACGGTGCTGGGGCACCATCCGGCCGACCTCGCGGCCGCACAGAAAGCGGTCCGCGAGCAGCGACGTGTCGGTCCGGTGGCACTGGGGGTGTTGCGGACGGGGAACTGGGACATTCTGTCCGACACCGAAAGGCTTGCCTACTGA
- a CDS encoding serine/threonine-protein kinase — MLLTEGQVFAGYTIRRKLGAGGMGSVYLASHPRLPRLDAVKVLSADLTSDPEYGPRFLREADLVSTLSHPNILGVHDRGECDGQLWISMDYVAGTDAAQLLREHYPAGMPPEVALPIIQAVASALDHAHRRGLLHRDVKPANILLDAETSRIYLADFGIARPMNDSAGLTATNMAVGTVAYAAPEQLRGEGMDGRTDQYALACTAFQLLTGNPPYADSNPAVVITKHVTAPAPSLGSTAPNFAAWIRSWPVPCQSRPRPVSPAAGSSRTPLSSSRGSRYRWCPTIFAISRPWPRRCRHRPRGTPRRFRTRRKRSPRHRRGRHAPVCSSRSWR, encoded by the coding sequence GTGTTGCTCACCGAGGGTCAGGTTTTCGCCGGATACACCATCCGGCGGAAATTGGGCGCGGGCGGAATGGGCAGCGTGTACCTCGCCTCGCATCCGCGGCTGCCGCGGCTGGATGCGGTGAAGGTGCTGTCGGCCGATCTGACGTCCGATCCGGAGTACGGACCGCGGTTCCTCCGCGAAGCGGACCTGGTGTCCACGCTGTCGCATCCCAACATCCTCGGCGTCCACGACCGGGGCGAGTGCGACGGCCAGCTCTGGATTTCGATGGACTACGTGGCCGGGACCGATGCCGCGCAGCTGCTGCGTGAGCACTATCCCGCCGGCATGCCGCCCGAGGTGGCGCTGCCGATCATCCAGGCCGTGGCGTCTGCACTCGACCACGCGCACCGGCGCGGACTACTGCACCGAGATGTGAAGCCGGCCAACATCTTGCTGGACGCCGAGACGTCCCGCATCTACCTCGCCGACTTCGGGATCGCCCGGCCGATGAACGACTCGGCAGGGCTGACCGCGACCAACATGGCGGTGGGAACGGTCGCGTACGCGGCACCCGAGCAGCTCCGGGGCGAGGGGATGGACGGCCGCACCGATCAATATGCGTTGGCCTGCACGGCATTCCAGCTCCTGACCGGGAATCCGCCGTACGCGGACAGCAATCCGGCGGTGGTCATCACCAAACACGTCACCGCACCGGCGCCGTCGCTGGGGAGCACCGCCCCGAACTTCGCGGCCTGGATCCGGTCCTGGCCCGTGCCATGTCAAAGTCGCCCGCGGCCCGTTTCGCCAGCTGCGGGGAGTTCGCGCACGCCCTTGAGCAGCAGTCGCGGCAGCCGATACCGATGGTGTCCAACGATTTTCGCAATCAGCCGACCCTGGCCGCGCCGGTGCCGCCACCGCCCACGGGGTACGCCCCGCCGCTTCCGAACCCGCCGCAAGCGTTCCCCGCGCCACCGGCGCGGTCGTCACGCTCCGGTGTGCTCATCGCGGTCCTGGCGGTGA